One Bradyrhizobium zhanjiangense DNA segment encodes these proteins:
- a CDS encoding DUF3305 domain-containing protein — protein MSPAASPLASISVGVVVERRKADSPWVDFIWRGIAVLPDEPAAQPWTVLREQDGTTLFYAGSATVDLYPSETARYRDNLASGSPSIWTVLSPSEGAWPYTLTAVTADPAEGEGFTEAADNLVEAVPMPEVLREAIERFVAEHHVEREFVKRKRGRADPEALARRDHEGGQE, from the coding sequence ATGAGCCCGGCGGCATCGCCATTAGCGTCCATCTCCGTTGGCGTCGTCGTCGAGCGGCGCAAGGCCGACTCGCCCTGGGTTGACTTCATCTGGCGCGGAATTGCCGTTCTGCCGGACGAGCCGGCGGCACAACCCTGGACCGTGCTTCGCGAGCAGGACGGCACGACCCTGTTCTATGCGGGAAGCGCGACCGTGGATCTCTATCCGTCCGAGACGGCGCGCTATCGCGACAACCTCGCCTCCGGCAGTCCGAGCATCTGGACTGTGCTGTCGCCCTCGGAAGGCGCCTGGCCTTATACCCTTACTGCGGTTACCGCCGACCCCGCTGAGGGCGAGGGCTTTACCGAAGCCGCCGACAATCTCGTCGAGGCCGTGCCGATGCCGGAGGTGTTGCGCGAAGCAATTGAAAGGTTCGTGGCCGAGCACCATGTCGAGCGGGAGTTCGTCAAACGCAAGCGGGGCCGCGCTGATCCGGAGGCGCTGGCGCGCCGCGACCATGAAGGCGGACAGGAATGA
- a CDS encoding DUF6352 family protein translates to MNDFWIACGHHLLDRDEGGGLCVTDEFLKAYFARPELMPPADACPIERRLHRELLADPRQAVGADEIAAISDADARENWQFVLAFRDLLLRHPTLEAAYLASVRSGANGLPPLFVNQLVHVILRNALDGCDDPFVLRAAELFFRVQRILPHEQALLLGDEEIVGGRSPTPVLSLMSMLGATTDAVLDVLNEENAGAYWQRSDQFDMALDLTAGGRGPAALAQAMTRWISHLLGLDVTIEPLRALQEAKLTWYVGLDADATGLGDRLWHGEELDQRSADRVLALFRLTFADSSRAHDDVGDEPIYLILSMTEDQKLRMKPQNLLTGLPVKRLEMVT, encoded by the coding sequence ATGAACGATTTCTGGATCGCCTGCGGCCATCATCTGCTCGATCGCGACGAGGGCGGTGGGCTGTGCGTCACCGACGAATTCCTCAAGGCCTATTTTGCCCGTCCCGAACTGATGCCGCCGGCCGATGCATGTCCGATCGAACGCCGGTTGCACCGCGAACTGCTCGCCGATCCGCGTCAGGCGGTCGGCGCCGACGAAATTGCCGCAATTTCCGATGCCGACGCACGGGAGAACTGGCAATTCGTGCTGGCATTCCGCGATCTCCTGTTGCGGCATCCGACGCTCGAAGCCGCCTATCTTGCATCGGTGCGATCAGGCGCGAACGGCCTGCCGCCACTGTTCGTCAACCAGCTCGTACATGTCATCCTGCGCAACGCGCTCGACGGCTGCGACGATCCGTTCGTGCTGCGCGCGGCCGAGCTGTTCTTCCGGGTCCAACGGATTTTGCCGCATGAGCAGGCCCTGCTGCTTGGCGACGAGGAGATAGTCGGCGGCCGGAGTCCGACCCCGGTGCTCTCCCTGATGTCGATGCTGGGCGCCACCACCGATGCGGTGCTCGATGTGCTGAACGAAGAGAATGCCGGGGCCTATTGGCAGCGCAGCGACCAATTCGACATGGCCCTTGACCTCACGGCCGGCGGACGTGGACCAGCTGCGCTGGCGCAGGCGATGACGCGATGGATCTCCCACCTGCTTGGCCTCGACGTCACGATCGAGCCGCTGCGTGCGTTGCAGGAGGCAAAGCTCACCTGGTATGTCGGGCTCGATGCCGACGCCACTGGGCTCGGCGACCGTCTGTGGCACGGCGAGGAACTCGACCAGCGCAGCGCCGACCGAGTGCTCGCGCTGTTCCGGCTGACTTTTGCGGATTCAAGCCGCGCGCATGACGATGTCGGGGACGAACCTATCTACCTGATCCTGTCGATGACGGAGGATCAGAAGCTCCGGATGAAGCCACAAAATCTGCTGACCGGCCTGCCGGTGAAGCGCCTGGAGATGGTGACATGA
- a CDS encoding DUF6505 family protein codes for MKLLRTIALDPSDTFLFDVAAEPGEWAVSGAFRFWDCDSAKLEGKARAAFRGGFLGVQSWGWSTLAQIVPATEDDCRSLVDLLARQLVDRFGAPDMATAMTAAEEEVAFSQSLCTHPVSSLIAVHRASSDGEVRESFRRLKLREGQGHGKAFSFMELDDDVQPEGDLRLADLGREPTVR; via the coding sequence GTGAAGCTCTTGCGTACTATCGCGCTCGATCCCTCCGACACCTTCCTGTTCGATGTGGCGGCGGAGCCGGGTGAATGGGCCGTCTCCGGTGCTTTCCGCTTCTGGGATTGCGATAGTGCGAAGCTCGAGGGCAAGGCGCGCGCGGCGTTTCGCGGCGGGTTCCTCGGCGTGCAATCCTGGGGCTGGTCGACGCTGGCGCAGATCGTTCCGGCGACCGAGGATGATTGCCGCAGCCTGGTCGATCTCCTTGCCAGGCAGCTCGTCGATCGTTTCGGTGCGCCGGACATGGCGACAGCGATGACCGCCGCGGAAGAGGAGGTGGCGTTCTCGCAGTCGCTGTGCACCCATCCCGTCAGCTCGCTTATTGCAGTGCACCGGGCTTCAAGCGATGGCGAGGTGCGCGAGTCCTTTCGCCGACTAAAGCTCCGCGAAGGGCAGGGGCACGGCAAGGCGTTCTCGTTCATGGAATTGGACGACGACGTCCAGCCTGAGGGCGATCTCAGGCTTGCGGATCTGGGCCGGGAGCCGACCGTCAGATGA
- a CDS encoding biotin/lipoate--protein ligase family protein translates to MEPIHLPPPFTLVRLRESGDAFAHACRIAPESGAGTLVYVGRFDLAEFAVVLEPAEPFRTARRAFYAGMVALTDALRAYAPPSKPITIGWPDAVRIDGGLVGGGRMGWPLAAIEEEPPPWLVFGAMIRTVAMNEDERGVHPLAAALDQEGFGEAGAAQITESFARHLMLAFDDWQAGGFDGVAREYLSRVPRERQTVQRIDDRGDLLTRRIGAGEIERGDLVQALLAPSWLDPALGGPRL, encoded by the coding sequence GTGGAACCGATCCACCTGCCGCCGCCGTTCACATTGGTGCGGCTGCGCGAGAGTGGCGACGCTTTTGCCCACGCATGCCGCATTGCACCGGAGAGCGGCGCCGGAACGCTCGTCTATGTCGGGCGCTTTGATCTGGCGGAGTTCGCCGTGGTGCTGGAGCCAGCCGAGCCCTTCCGTACGGCGCGGCGCGCGTTCTACGCCGGCATGGTCGCGCTCACCGATGCCTTGCGTGCCTACGCACCGCCGAGCAAGCCCATCACGATCGGATGGCCGGATGCCGTCAGGATCGACGGAGGGCTGGTCGGCGGCGGGCGCATGGGTTGGCCTCTCGCGGCCATTGAGGAGGAGCCGCCGCCATGGCTGGTGTTCGGCGCGATGATCCGGACGGTTGCCATGAACGAGGACGAGCGGGGTGTTCACCCGCTCGCCGCGGCGCTCGACCAGGAAGGCTTTGGCGAGGCTGGTGCGGCGCAGATCACGGAGAGCTTTGCCCGGCACCTGATGCTGGCATTCGATGACTGGCAGGCGGGCGGTTTTGATGGCGTCGCGCGCGAATATCTTTCCCGTGTGCCCCGCGAACGGCAGACCGTCCAGCGCATCGACGATCGCGGCGATCTCCTCACGCGCCGGATTGGGGCGGGCGAGATCGAACGTGGCGACCTCGTGCAGGCGCTTCTGGCTCCATCCTGGCTCGATCCGGCGCTCGGAGGGCCGCGGCTGTGA
- a CDS encoding 4Fe-4S binding protein: protein MRLDAAAIQRGCPNCEIKSFRHLCGAELDHFRSAAAAGGALTVACTQQAAQFTEEAGERPDAISFVNIRETAGWSRDGARAGAKMAALLASASIPAPDYPLVTLSSEGVVLIYGRDEAAIEAGRLLADHLDVTVMLKQLDEMMPSAATVFPIVKGTIRSATGHFGAFELAIDDYARPRPSSRNRFVLDAPRSGVTSRCDIVLDLSGGMPLFPAHELRDGYLRADPNDPAAVLRAVLTARDLVGSFDKPKYVDVTPALCAHSRSKRTGCHRCLDLCPTGAITPVGDHVAIDPNICAGCGQCAAACPTGAASYALPPADTQLQRIRAMLLTYHEAGGTNAVLLFHDSPHGTPLIDALARHGDGLPANVLPFAVNEITQLGLEAVVGAFAYGVSAVRFLLRAKPRHDVTGLSQTIAMAEAILGGLGFEGHRVTTIETDDPDALGEQLAAIGMLAAVAAPATFKTVGKRRDLLRFGLSELHRLAPKPVDVIALPQGAPVGAISVDTSGCTLCLSCVSACPTGALRDDPERPVLKFVEDACVQCGLCQSTCPEKVISLKPQIDFRAARASAVIIKEEEPALCVRCGTAFGVKSTIDRIAAKLEGRHWMYPAGDKRIAALRMCADCRVIVMSEQQFDPFKGVPERTPPRTTDDYLRQRDGKN, encoded by the coding sequence ATGCGTCTCGACGCGGCCGCGATTCAGCGCGGATGTCCCAACTGCGAGATCAAAAGCTTTCGCCATCTCTGCGGCGCCGAGCTCGATCACTTCCGCAGCGCAGCGGCCGCCGGAGGCGCACTGACGGTCGCCTGCACGCAGCAGGCCGCGCAATTCACTGAGGAGGCCGGCGAACGGCCTGATGCGATCAGCTTCGTCAACATCCGCGAAACCGCCGGCTGGTCTCGCGACGGCGCGCGCGCCGGCGCGAAAATGGCTGCCCTGCTCGCATCCGCCTCCATCCCGGCCCCGGACTATCCGCTCGTCACCTTGTCGAGCGAGGGCGTGGTCCTGATCTACGGGCGCGATGAGGCCGCAATCGAAGCCGGCCGCCTGCTTGCCGATCACCTCGACGTCACGGTGATGCTGAAACAGCTCGACGAGATGATGCCGTCCGCTGCAACGGTCTTCCCGATCGTGAAGGGCACGATCCGCTCCGCAACGGGACATTTCGGCGCTTTCGAACTTGCGATCGACGATTATGCGCGTCCCCGCCCCTCCTCGCGCAATCGCTTCGTACTGGACGCGCCGCGAAGCGGGGTCACCTCGCGCTGCGATATCGTGCTCGATCTTTCCGGCGGGATGCCATTGTTTCCTGCCCACGAGCTACGCGACGGCTATCTGCGCGCAGATCCGAACGATCCCGCCGCCGTGCTCCGCGCCGTGCTGACCGCGCGAGACCTCGTCGGCAGCTTCGACAAGCCGAAATATGTCGACGTTACGCCCGCTCTTTGCGCCCATTCGCGCTCGAAGCGCACGGGCTGCCATCGCTGCCTCGATCTCTGCCCAACCGGGGCGATCACGCCCGTCGGCGATCATGTCGCAATTGATCCGAACATCTGCGCGGGATGCGGCCAATGCGCCGCTGCCTGCCCGACCGGCGCGGCATCTTATGCACTGCCGCCCGCCGATACGCAGCTTCAAAGAATTCGTGCCATGCTACTCACTTACCATGAGGCCGGTGGCACGAATGCGGTGTTGCTCTTTCATGACAGCCCGCACGGCACGCCCCTGATCGATGCCCTGGCGCGTCATGGCGACGGCTTGCCGGCGAACGTGCTTCCCTTCGCCGTCAACGAGATCACGCAGCTCGGGCTGGAGGCGGTCGTCGGCGCCTTTGCCTATGGCGTATCGGCGGTACGGTTCCTGCTGCGCGCAAAGCCGCGCCACGATGTGACCGGACTGTCGCAGACGATCGCCATGGCTGAAGCGATCCTTGGCGGCCTCGGCTTTGAGGGCCACCGCGTCACCACCATCGAAACGGATGATCCCGACGCGCTCGGCGAGCAGTTGGCTGCTATCGGCATGCTCGCGGCCGTCGCTGCGCCCGCGACCTTCAAGACCGTCGGCAAGCGGCGCGACCTTTTGCGGTTCGGGCTCAGCGAGTTGCATCGCCTGGCGCCGAAACCGGTCGACGTGATCGCCCTGCCGCAGGGTGCGCCTGTGGGCGCAATCAGCGTCGATACCAGCGGCTGTACCCTATGCCTCTCTTGCGTCTCGGCCTGCCCGACCGGCGCGCTTCGCGACGATCCCGAGCGGCCAGTGCTGAAGTTCGTCGAGGACGCCTGCGTGCAATGCGGCCTGTGCCAGAGCACCTGTCCGGAAAAAGTCATCAGCCTCAAGCCGCAGATCGATTTCCGCGCGGCCCGTGCCTCCGCCGTGATTATCAAGGAAGAGGAGCCCGCACTCTGCGTCCGCTGCGGCACGGCCTTCGGCGTCAAGAGCACGATCGACCGCATCGCCGCCAAGCTCGAAGGCCGGCATTGGATGTATCCGGCCGGCGACAAGCGGATCGCGGCACTCCGGATGTGCGCAGACTGCCGCGTCATCGTCATGAGCGAACAGCAATTCGATCCGTTCAAGGGCGTGCCGGAACGAACGCCACCGCGAACGACAGATGACTATCTCCGCCAGCGCGATGGCAAGAACTAG
- a CDS encoding c-type cytochrome, with protein sequence MRLPFCARGAAALWAIFAVSSVHADMVGHGGPVRALAISPDGNGLLSGSFDTAAIRWSLKTDTAEQVLRYHADAVNAVAFLSGGRLVTAGADARIAVWTAGRQRPDRVFEGHGGPIVALAVSPDGALLASGSWDRTVRLWSLSDGASRVLEGHSQNVNGVAFTPDGRSLLSVGYDLTLRIWRLPDGQPEVVKLPAPLNAVAVAPDGEIVTGAVDGMLRMLTTDGKVSGEVAAGPTPVVALTISGDGTLIAAAGIGGTVAIIDRKSRSLLRTLVVSGLPVWSVAFLPDRETLMTGGADGKIRRWNARTGDPIGSNLSGTPADPLAAYAGDPGADVFRACVACHTLSDKEVQRAGPTLAGLYGRKIASLPGYRFSEALKTMDIVWTPETVAKLFEIGPNAYTPCTKMPEQRIGSAEDRRALTDFLGRATSR encoded by the coding sequence ATGAGGCTACCTTTCTGCGCGCGTGGCGCCGCGGCCCTGTGGGCCATTTTCGCGGTATCATCCGTGCACGCTGACATGGTGGGGCATGGCGGCCCCGTACGAGCCCTCGCTATTTCCCCCGATGGGAACGGCCTCCTGTCCGGAAGCTTCGATACTGCCGCCATTCGCTGGTCTTTGAAGACGGATACGGCAGAGCAAGTGCTGCGGTATCATGCTGACGCCGTCAATGCTGTCGCCTTTCTGAGCGGAGGCCGCTTGGTCACGGCCGGCGCCGATGCACGGATTGCGGTATGGACGGCGGGCCGGCAGCGGCCGGATCGGGTGTTCGAGGGACATGGAGGTCCAATCGTCGCGCTTGCGGTTTCTCCCGATGGTGCGCTTCTCGCATCCGGTTCATGGGATCGGACGGTGCGGCTCTGGTCGCTGTCGGACGGCGCGTCGCGCGTGCTCGAAGGTCATTCGCAGAACGTCAACGGCGTCGCTTTCACGCCGGACGGCAGGTCGCTCCTCAGCGTCGGTTATGATCTCACGTTGCGCATCTGGCGTTTGCCGGATGGCCAGCCTGAAGTCGTAAAGTTGCCGGCGCCGCTCAACGCGGTGGCTGTTGCGCCGGATGGTGAAATCGTCACGGGCGCGGTCGATGGCATGCTGCGGATGCTGACCACCGACGGCAAGGTCAGCGGCGAAGTCGCGGCCGGTCCCACACCCGTGGTGGCCTTGACGATATCGGGAGACGGCACGTTGATTGCTGCGGCCGGCATCGGCGGCACGGTGGCGATCATCGATCGCAAGTCGCGCAGCCTGCTACGAACGCTGGTCGTGTCCGGCTTGCCGGTATGGTCGGTCGCCTTCCTTCCGGATCGAGAGACACTGATGACGGGTGGTGCGGACGGCAAGATCAGGCGCTGGAATGCGCGCACCGGCGATCCCATTGGTTCGAACCTCTCGGGAACGCCGGCCGATCCGCTCGCCGCCTATGCCGGCGATCCTGGCGCCGATGTATTTCGGGCATGTGTTGCCTGTCACACGCTGTCGGACAAGGAGGTTCAGCGTGCGGGCCCGACGCTTGCGGGATTATACGGCCGCAAGATTGCTTCGCTGCCGGGCTATCGTTTCTCCGAAGCGCTGAAGACGATGGACATCGTCTGGACGCCGGAGACGGTCGCAAAGCTGTTCGAGATCGGGCCGAATGCCTACACCCCCTGCACCAAGATGCCGGAGCAGCGCATCGGCTCGGCCGAGGACCGCCGTGCGTTGACCGACTTCTTGGGCCGCGCAACGTCGCGATAA
- a CDS encoding acyl-CoA dehydrogenase family protein, protein MSSLAKTISRDWLDWPFFEPRHRAICEALDRFVTQGGLQAADHSDVDGTCRKLVRALGSAGLLDCAVAAPDGDVASIDSRSICLSRETLAYADGLADFAFAMQGLGSGAIALAGSAELRNAVLPKVRSGEWLAAFALSEQAAGSDVAAMTCTAREDGDSYVLEGEKTWISNGGIADVYTLFARTGEAPGARGISAFVVFPDDPGFSVAERIDIIAPHPLATLRLVNCRIPISRRIGPSGGGFKIAMQTLDIFRSSVAAAALGFARRALEEARLHAQTRRMFGTTLSDLQLTQAALGDMATETDAAALLTYRAAWRRDVQKLPTTREAAMAKLAATETAQRVVDRAVQMFGGRGVRKGEIVESLYREVRALRIYEGATEVQKLIVARELLKPR, encoded by the coding sequence ATGAGCTCACTGGCAAAGACAATCTCCCGCGACTGGCTGGATTGGCCGTTCTTCGAGCCGCGTCATCGCGCAATTTGCGAGGCGCTCGACCGCTTCGTCACGCAGGGTGGTCTTCAGGCGGCCGACCACAGCGACGTCGATGGCACCTGCCGCAAGCTCGTTCGCGCGCTTGGCTCGGCGGGACTGCTCGACTGCGCCGTTGCGGCGCCGGACGGTGACGTGGCGAGCATCGATTCCCGCTCGATCTGCCTGTCGCGCGAGACGCTGGCCTATGCCGATGGTCTTGCCGATTTCGCCTTTGCAATGCAGGGCCTCGGATCCGGCGCCATCGCGCTTGCCGGCTCGGCGGAGCTGCGAAACGCCGTGCTGCCGAAAGTCCGTTCGGGCGAATGGCTGGCTGCCTTTGCGCTTTCGGAGCAGGCGGCGGGCTCGGATGTGGCGGCCATGACGTGCACGGCGCGCGAGGACGGCGACAGCTACGTTCTGGAAGGCGAGAAGACCTGGATCTCGAATGGCGGGATCGCCGACGTCTACACGCTGTTCGCGCGAACCGGAGAGGCGCCTGGCGCGCGCGGCATCTCCGCCTTCGTGGTGTTTCCCGATGATCCCGGCTTCAGCGTGGCCGAGCGCATCGACATCATCGCGCCGCACCCGCTTGCGACGCTGCGTCTGGTCAACTGCCGCATCCCGATCAGCCGCCGCATCGGTCCGTCCGGCGGCGGATTCAAGATTGCGATGCAGACCCTCGACATCTTCCGGTCCTCGGTTGCCGCAGCCGCGCTGGGTTTTGCCAGACGCGCGCTGGAGGAGGCACGGCTGCACGCGCAGACACGGCGCATGTTCGGAACGACGCTGTCGGACCTGCAGCTGACCCAGGCCGCACTCGGCGACATGGCGACTGAAACGGATGCCGCGGCGCTGCTGACCTATCGCGCCGCGTGGCGCCGCGACGTTCAGAAGCTTCCCACCACGCGTGAAGCGGCAATGGCAAAACTGGCCGCCACCGAAACCGCCCAACGGGTCGTCGACCGCGCGGTGCAGATGTTCGGCGGTCGCGGCGTGCGCAAGGGCGAGATCGTCGAGAGCCTGTATCGCGAAGTCCGCGCGCTTCGCATCTACGAAGGGGCGACCGAGGTTCAGAAGCTGATCGTCGCGCGCGAACTCCTCAAGCCGCGCTGA